One Oryza brachyantha chromosome 3, ObraRS2, whole genome shotgun sequence DNA segment encodes these proteins:
- the LOC102711137 gene encoding uncharacterized protein LOC102711137 gives MAGAARKKINLIPSRRSARLKNIHVYDEDSEKKYPTLEAVKSEVIDLEEIASPSTPGFNGDSVGDKDDYQDFQNVSLKDLRAQCKAKDRKAPKVNSEGPDFRNQRQCGKRNLEDEVPNEEVDLDKPIIAFRQKRHKISPTKSNRTMGKPTYTDTAKLQDTTLKREIMAENLFSLEVKLHDSTSTAETIERRVPNVEHSVAAGNTEEIVGDNIFYAEMENTIISTDSAMSGRNPDLLCEIKTEDENNYSDEQIGGSSSGKDSFQHSSAELHGERIVYNGCKQSGVIPQLTELKAVPNDSCELANSVEAYCFDEIMLQNKRNDGLSSLDITDDVSNNHKPSGNATNSDGEKSSVVNHYLVCSANQSCADIDEYWYPGVLHGSTLETTKTVESCTDQCNTEVGSPSMVIQSDLCRTAGRNFTLLAEDVQMKEDGKLDSLVQSSVGTKDILLHMDFGHATNDCTFAFNKTLDSVQTANSTAQDGWLESIVYDALSNRAQRKSTETESPVGASSAAIISSPFVTEDTDRDLTGSKAPYCGQLLIPCVTEWLSKDTDQLKTTVDDVICKTNSGQGSREQFGLQPHLLQSFSDLNKACVTSESSDPEQTQEIPVGSLYSTVASLDADGQSNNSQPFTEEGAIEEHGPKKLLSKRKIMSPTSQEKLCNALTGIDLCRVQKLKKKILLEDCDKIRKPNSRSSRSPTSKGILKATESPPSQETTCTCMKASSVLLDTGKAVEFSQRQMHDVENIASKLIRSLKQMRSIVDESLLSEAHSLLPNFNTAEIRAASEDALEVERTTRKWLTIMNKDCSRFCKILTLAGKKAVSHSEVPRKRKKITFADETGGKLCHVKVFNDGQTSCF, from the exons ATGGCTGGTGCCGCtcgcaaaaaaataaacctcATTCCTAGCAGGCGATCTGCTAGGCTCAAGAATATCCATGTATATGATGAAGATTCTGAAAAGAAATATCCTACCTTAGAGGCTGTCAAAAGTGAGGTCATTGATCTTGAAGAAATTGCCTCTCCTTCCACCCCAGGATTTAACGGTGATTCTGTTGGTGACAAGGATGATTATCAAGACTTTCAGAATGTATCTCTGAAGGATCTAAGAGCTCAGTGTAAAGCTAAGGATCGTAAGGCTCCAAAAGTAAATTCTGAAGGACCAGACTTCAGGAATCAGAGACAATGTGGAAAGAGAAACCTTGAAGATGAAGTACCAAATGAAGAAGTTGATCTTGATAAGCCCATTATTGCCTTCAGACAAAAGCGGCACAAGATATCCCCTACCAAATCAAACAGAACAATGGGCAAACCAACATATACAGATACTGCAAAACTACAAGATACAACATTGAAGAGAGAGATCATGGCTGAAAATTTGTTCTCACTTGAGGTAAAATTGCATGACTCAACGTCAACTGCTGAGACAATCGAAAGGAGAGTTCCAAATGTAGAGCACTCTGTTGCTGCTG GTAATACTGAAGAAATAGTTGGGGATAACATTTTCTATGCTGAAATGGAAAATACAATAATATCAACCGATTCTGCAATGAGTGGTCGAAACCCAGATTTACTTTGCGAAATCAAGACTGAGGATGAGAATAATTACTCTGACGAGCAAATTGGAGGTTCTAGTTCTGGAAAGGACTCCTTTCAGCATTCATCTGCTGAGTTGCATGGGGAGCGAATAGTGTACAATGGATGTAAACAAAGTGGTGTCATCCCTCAACTGACTGAACTAAAGGCTGTTCCTAATGATTCATGTGAGCTAGCTAACAGTGTTGAAGCATACTGTTTCGATGAAATTATGCTGCAAAACAAGAGAAATGATGGGCTTTCTTCATTGGATATCACTGATGACGTGAGCAACAACCATAAACCATCAGGCAATGCAACAAATTCTGATGGAGAAAAGTCTTCCGTTGTCAATCATTATTTGGTATGTTCTGCTAATCAGTCTTGTGCAGACATCGATGAATATTGGTATCCAGGAGTTCTTCATGGCAGTACACTGGAAACCACAAAAACTGTAGAAAGTTGTACTGATCAGTGTAACACAGAGGTGGGGTCTCCATCTATGGTCATCCAATCTGATTTATGTAGAACCGCAGGAAGGAATTTCACATTGCTTGCAGAGGATGTGCAGATGAAGGAAGATGGTAAATTAGATTCACTAGTTCAGAGCAGTGTTGGAACAAAGGATATATTACTGCATATGGATTTTGGACATGCAACTAACGATTGTACTTTTGCTTTTAACAAGACTCTTGATTCAGTGCAAACTGCCAATTCGACCGCACAAGATGGATGGTTAGAAAGTATAGTATATGATGCTCTGAGTAACCGTGCACAGAGGAAGAGTACTGAAACTGAAAGTCCTGTTGGTGCCTCAAGTGCTGCCATCATTTCAAGCCCATTTGTAACTGAGGACACTGACCGGGACCTCACTGGATCCAAAGCTCCATATTGTGGTCAGCTCTTAATTCCTTGTGTTACAGAGTGGTTATCAAAGGATACAGATCAGTTAAAGACTACAGTGGATGATGTCATCTGCAAAACTAATAGTGGTCAAGGATCGAGAGAACAATTTGGCCTTCAGCCGCATTTACTGCAATCTTTTTCTGACTTGAACAAAGCTTGTGTAACATCAGAGAGCTCGGATCCTGAACAAACACAGGAAATACCTGTTGGGTCTTTGTATTCAACTGTAGCATCTCTGGATGCTGATGGGCAAAGTAACAACTCACAACCTTTCACTGAGGAAGGAGCAATTGAAGAGCATGGTCCCAAGAAACTGCTGTCAAAGAGAAAG attATGTCACCAACTTCACAGGAGAAGCTTTGCAATGCTTTGACTGGTATTGATTTGTGCAGGGTCCAAAAGCTCA AGAAAAAGATCCTTCTTGAAGATTGTGACAAGATAAGGAAACCTAATAGTAGGAGTTCCCGCTCCCCTACAAGCAAAGGAATTCTGAAGGCAACAGAATCCCCACCCTCCCAAGAGACTACTTGTACTTGCATGAAAGCTTCGTCGGTTTTATTGGACACTGGAAAAGCTGTTGAGTTTTCACAAAGGCAAATGCATGATGTAGAAAACATTGCATCCAAGCTTATCCGAAGCTTGAAGCAGATGAGAAGTATAGTGGACGAAAGTTTGTTATCAGAAGCACATTCTTTGCTTCCTAATTTCAACACTGCTGAG ATCAGAGCAGCCTCCGAGGATGCATTAGAAGTGGAGAGAACTACAAGGAAATGGTTGACAATAATGAACAAAGATTGCAGCCGCTTTTGTAAAATACTG ACATTAGCCGGGAAGAAGGCTGTTTCTCATTCTGAAGTGCCAAGGAAACGAAAGAAGATAACATTTGCTGATGAAACTGGAGGAAAGCTGTGTCATGTTAAGGTGTTTAATGATGGACAAACCTCTTGTTTCTGA